From the Streptomyces pluripotens genome, one window contains:
- a CDS encoding GntR family transcriptional regulator: protein MARTTPHHPPQLDSRPRYAQVAALLLDELHDGTIPPGERLPGERHLAAHFGVSRETVRQALEMLRRGGLVATDRRGSHATLPGRPVETPDSLTFPVGARSADPYAVDRATVTWEVPPLEHARALDLAPHRPTLVHRYRSATPDGRSLRTAVTSFSAVALAEVEELARYRDRADGATPAQLRRAYDWMRRAGLTLHHRDSIIQVGNASSVRVTRRVHDQYARPLEITDLVVDAGRNALVYEFTLPAAG, encoded by the coding sequence ATGGCCCGCACCACCCCGCATCATCCCCCGCAGCTCGACAGCCGGCCCCGGTATGCGCAGGTCGCCGCGCTGCTCCTCGACGAACTGCACGACGGCACCATCCCCCCGGGTGAACGGCTGCCGGGCGAGCGGCACTTGGCCGCGCACTTCGGCGTCAGCCGGGAGACCGTACGGCAGGCACTGGAGATGCTGCGCCGAGGTGGTCTGGTCGCCACCGACCGGCGCGGCAGCCACGCGACGCTGCCCGGCAGGCCGGTCGAGACGCCGGATTCGCTCACCTTCCCGGTCGGCGCCCGGTCGGCGGACCCCTACGCGGTCGACCGGGCCACCGTCACCTGGGAGGTGCCCCCGCTCGAACACGCGCGAGCACTCGACCTGGCTCCGCACCGTCCGACGCTGGTGCACCGCTACCGGTCGGCCACGCCCGACGGCCGGTCACTGCGCACGGCAGTGACCTCGTTCTCGGCAGTGGCATTGGCCGAGGTCGAGGAACTCGCCCGCTACCGCGACCGTGCCGATGGCGCCACCCCGGCACAGCTGCGGCGGGCCTACGACTGGATGCGCAGAGCCGGCCTGACACTGCACCACCGGGACTCCATCATCCAGGTCGGCAACGCCTCCTCGGTGCGGGTGACCCGGCGGGTGCACGACCAGTACGCCCGACCGCTGGAGATCACCGACCTGGTGGTGGACGCCGGACGCAACGCGCTGGTCTACGAG